A genomic stretch from Ooceraea biroi isolate clonal line C1 chromosome 3, Obir_v5.4, whole genome shotgun sequence includes:
- the LOC105277427 gene encoding translation machinery-associated protein 16 gives MSAALQREIAKAKKILHPNSRKAIAIAKKTKKISEKQKAKICGSIKQNVIADKMIWMQQHMVSDVCPYTPELTAELLLKYIGRNDEELEQITLKHSIGRRNRQHASREDIIRMTKKREQEEFNTCGIEIPDILIATQCEMLRSWNGELRLLPNFKFRRFGKKHLREALQRKMKTESHT, from the exons Atg tCTGCAGCTTTGCAAAGGGAAATTGCAAAGGCAAAGAAAATTTTGCACCCAAATAGTCGAAAGGCAATTGCAATTGCGAAGAAAACTAAGAA GATCTCGGAGAAACAAAAAGCTAAGATATGTGGTTCAATAAAGCAAAATGTGATAGCAGACAAGATGATATGGATGCAGCAGCATATGGTTTCTGATGTGTGTCCATATACTCCAGAATTAACAGCAGAGTTGCTTCTAAA GTACATTGGAAGGAATGATGAGGAATTGGAGCAAATTACTCTGAAGCATTCCATAGGAAGAAGAAATAGACAACATGCTAGTAGAGAAGATATTATAAGAATGAccaaaaaaagagaacaagaAGAGTTCAATACTTGTGGAATTg AAATTCCTGACATTTTAATTGCAACGCAATGTGAAATGCTGAGAAGTTGGAATGGTGAATTGAGGCTTTTGCCTAATTTTAAGTTTCGAAGGTTTGGAAAGAAGCACTTAAGAGAAGCGttgcaaagaaaaatgaaaacagaaTCACATAcgtag
- the LOC105277580 gene encoding replication factor C subunit 1 isoform X1 produces MPRDIRSYFTVTSQKKNSEPVVPKPKKRRVISSDEDEEKPNSSVKRSKIVQKIKKVSALSDSEDDEEIVRKDQKHSKQSKANKEKENGKQCQEISSSDIFGKKPITRVEETKVSWKLQKAESEFHDDDDFDAVLKQLDGMEAANAVKDENNMKGTDVSKDFKMLSQTEVKPSNNEDHNTSLKDSQNKRNEAVKEETKETKKSSKKSSNESNKAHSNIVTRSPLKRKLEEEEKGSSSSNDNLDRNIKYNNASKRSKSKNLEITSKVSTSKEARDAKRRSPDRKKAKTVDLFEERVEKKKQRSAMYEKYLQRGGARNPGSKEIPKGAINCLAGVTFLITGVFDSLERNEADELIQKYGGRTVNAVSGKVNYIIVGDEAGPAKLAKASSLGIEQISEDDLLEMIRTRPEGQARDIKPAAMRGKPHAKKMSNKSESDKSSSPYKTETSSPEKVETPSSSSGKTKTLSPSTQSSSTSSNSQEKTTSVGSQPLVEKYRPRTMKQIIGQQGDKSSANNLYVWLRDWHKNRQDPKFKDGTGKQTHGQSFKAALLSGPPGVGKTTTAQVVCRELGYDLVEFNASDTRNKTLLKEEVSGLLSNTTIKGYVTGAKQKITNKHVLLMDEVDGMAGNEDRGGLQELVSLMKNTEVPIICICNDRFNTKVKTIATHSYDLRFSKLRVEQIRSSMKSLCYKESIKISTEDLDRLIESTNHDIRQVINHLEFLGSPSQTTHVEKTDRKHANKNFKLGPFDVVKMAFNAQEQKNMSLNDKIGLYFHDYNIAPLFVQENYLGVRLSQVSTTERLQRIANAADSISQGDLVEKVMRSNMMWSLLPLHACFSFVIPSSEMSGGLDALVRFPSWFGRNSKATRFNRLMQELTTHTRLATGSSKDALNMDYMVHIRNAVTRPLINNGTDGIEEAINVMGKYHLTREDLDSIIEISQWPGVRDPTSNLDSKVKAAFTRAYQKNPPMLPYAISSNATAKKRSTQSDDLPEEEEEEDEEENDDIEADKMIKAKKPTAASSSKAASTSKRNGERTKRGRGRGKMK; encoded by the exons ATGCCGcgg GATATAAGATCTTATTTTACGGTCACATCTCAGAAGAAGAACAGTGAACCCGTTGTACCAAAACCTAAAAAGAGACGTGTTATCTCGTCAGACGAAGATGAGGAAAAACCGAACTCGTCTGTAAAACGTTCCAAG ATTgtacaaaagataaaaaaagtttctGCTTTATCTGATTCTGAAGATGACGAAGAGATTGTTCGGAAAGATCAGAAACATTCTAAACAATCGAAAGCAAataaggagaaagaaaatggaaaGCAATGTCAAGAGATCTCTTCAAGTGACATCTTTGGTAAAAAGCCAATAACGAGAGTAGAAGAGACCAAAGTGAGCTGGAAGTTGCAGAAAGcg GAATCTGAGTTtcacgatgatgatgattttGATGCTGTACTTAAACAATTGGATGGTATGGAAGCAGCGAATGCAGTTAAAGATGAAAATAACATGAAAGGTACAGATGTCTCTAAAGATTTCAAGATGCTAAGTCAGACAG AAGTGAAACCTAGTAATAACGAAGACCACAATACCAGCCTGAAAGAttctcaaaataaaagaaatgaagCAGTCAAAGAGGAAACTAAAGAGACAAAAAAATCTAGTAAAAAATCATCTAATGAAAGTAATAAAGCGCATTCAAACATTGTTACAAGGTCTCCTTTAAAACGGAAATtagaagaagaggagaaaggTAGCTCGAGCTCCAATGACAATTTAGatagaaatatcaaatataataatgcatcTAAGAGATCAAAGTCCAAAAATCTGGAAATTACATCGAAAGTGTCCACGTCGAAAGAAGCTAGAGACGCAAAAAGACGATCACCAGATCGAAAGAAAGCTAAGACCGTGGACTTGTTTGAAGAAAGGGTAGAAAAGAAGAAGCAACGTTCTGCGATGTACGAGAAATACCTTCAGAGAGGTGGCGCCAGAAATCCTGGTTCGAAAGAGATACCTAAG GGTGCCATAAATTGCTTAGCTGGTGTAACTTTCTTGATTACCGGCGTTTTCGATTCCTTGGAAAGGAACGAGGCTGACGAACTAATACAGAAATATGGCGGTCGTACGGTAAACGCGGTATCGGGGAAAGTCAATTATATCATCGTGGGAGACGAGGCCGGCCCAGCTAAATTGGCGAAG GCTAGCAGTTTGGGCATTGAACAAATATCTGAGGATGATCTCCTGGAAATGATCCGCACGAGACCGGAAGGTCAAGCCCGAGATATCAAGCCAGCTGCGATGAGAGGCAAACCACATGCGAAAAAAATGTCGAATAAATCTGAGAGCGATAAATCGTCATCACCGTACAAAACGGAAACGTCTTCACCTGAGAAAGTAGAAACGCCATCATCTTCGTCAGGAAAGACAAAAACGTTATCGCCATCAACACAGAGTTCAAGTACAAGCAGTAATTCTCAGGAG AAAACCACAAGTGTTGGCTCGCAACCTTTAGTCGAGAAGTACAGACCCAGGACAATGAAGCAGATTATAGGTCAGCAAGGAGATAAAAGCAGCGCGAATAACCTGTACGTATGGCTGCGCGACTGGCACAAAAATCGTCAGGATCCAAAATTCAAGGACGGCA CCGGTAAACAAACGCATGGACAGAGTTTCAAAGCTGCATTGCTGTCCGGCCCGCCAGGTGTTGGCAAAACGACGACCGCGCAGGTTGTTTGTAGGGAGCTGGGCTACGATCTTGTAGAATTCAACGCCTCCGACACAAGAAACAAGACGCTGCTGAAGGAAGAAGTCTCGGGATTGTTATCCAATACTACAATAAAAGGTTACGTTACAG GTGCTAAACAGAAAATTACGAACAAACACGTACTGCTAATGGACGAGGTAGATGGTATGGCCGGCAACGAGGATCGCGGTGGCCTGCAGGAATTAGTTAGTTTGATGAAGAACACGGAGGTACCGATTATCTGCATATGCAATGATCGATTTAACACGAAGGTGAAGACTATCGCCACGCACAGTTACGACTTGAGGTTTTCCAAGCTCAGAGTGGAACAGATCAGG AGTTCCATGAAATCCCTGTGCTATAAAGAGAGCATCAAGATTTCGACGGAAGACCTGGATCGCCTGATCGAGTCGACAAATCATGATATTAGACAAGTGATAAATCATTTGGAATTTTTGGGTTCGCCCAGTCAGACGACCCACGTTGAGAAGACCGACAGGAAACACGCGAACAAGAATTTCAAACTTGGTCCCTTCGATGTCGTAAAAATGGCGTTCAATGCGCAAGAGCAGAAAAATATGAGTCTCAACGATAAAATTGGCCTATACTTTCACGATTACAATATCGCTCCCCTTTTCGTGCAAGAAAATTACTTGGGAGTCAGATTATCCCAAGTGTCGAC TACCGAGAGGCTGCAGAGAATTGCCAACGCGGCCGATAGCATATCTCAGGGAGATCTCGTCGAGAAAGTAATGAGAAGCAACATGATGTGGAGTCTGCTCCCGTTGCATGCTTGCTTCTCGTTCGTTATACCGAGCAGTGAGATGTCAGGAGGTCTCGATGCGCTAGTACGATTCCCGAGCTGGTTCGGGCGAAATTCTAAAGCGACGAGATTTAATAG ATTGATGCAAGAATTAACGACGCACACGCGATTGGCCACAGGCTCGAGCAAAGATGCCTTGAACATGGATTACATGGTGCACATCCGAAACGCCGTCACGAGACCGTTGATAAATAACGGTACCGATGGTATAGAAGAAGCAATTAATGTCATGGGAAAGTATCATCTAACGAG AGAGGACTTGGATTCGATCATAGAGATTTCTCAATGGCCAGGAGTTCGCGATCCTACGAGTAATCTTGATAGCAAG GTAAAAGCAGCATTTACGCGAGCATATCAAAAAAATCCGCCTATGCTACCGTATGCAATTAGCAGCAATGCTACGGCAAAGAAAAGATCTACACAGAGCGACGACCTcccagaagaagaagaagaagaagacgaagaggagAATGACGACATCGAAGCCGACAAAATGATTAAG GCAAAGAAACCTACTGCTGCTAGCTCTAGCAAAGCAGCCAGTACATCGAAGAGAAATGGCGAACGAACTAAACGTGGAAGAGGACGCGGCAAAATGAAATAG
- the LOC105277580 gene encoding replication factor C subunit 1 isoform X2, which produces MEAANAVKDENNMKGTDVSKDFKMLSQTEVKPSNNEDHNTSLKDSQNKRNEAVKEETKETKKSSKKSSNESNKAHSNIVTRSPLKRKLEEEEKGSSSSNDNLDRNIKYNNASKRSKSKNLEITSKVSTSKEARDAKRRSPDRKKAKTVDLFEERVEKKKQRSAMYEKYLQRGGARNPGSKEIPKGAINCLAGVTFLITGVFDSLERNEADELIQKYGGRTVNAVSGKVNYIIVGDEAGPAKLAKASSLGIEQISEDDLLEMIRTRPEGQARDIKPAAMRGKPHAKKMSNKSESDKSSSPYKTETSSPEKVETPSSSSGKTKTLSPSTQSSSTSSNSQEKTTSVGSQPLVEKYRPRTMKQIIGQQGDKSSANNLYVWLRDWHKNRQDPKFKDGTGKQTHGQSFKAALLSGPPGVGKTTTAQVVCRELGYDLVEFNASDTRNKTLLKEEVSGLLSNTTIKGYVTGAKQKITNKHVLLMDEVDGMAGNEDRGGLQELVSLMKNTEVPIICICNDRFNTKVKTIATHSYDLRFSKLRVEQIRSSMKSLCYKESIKISTEDLDRLIESTNHDIRQVINHLEFLGSPSQTTHVEKTDRKHANKNFKLGPFDVVKMAFNAQEQKNMSLNDKIGLYFHDYNIAPLFVQENYLGVRLSQVSTTERLQRIANAADSISQGDLVEKVMRSNMMWSLLPLHACFSFVIPSSEMSGGLDALVRFPSWFGRNSKATRFNRLMQELTTHTRLATGSSKDALNMDYMVHIRNAVTRPLINNGTDGIEEAINVMGKYHLTREDLDSIIEISQWPGVRDPTSNLDSKVKAAFTRAYQKNPPMLPYAISSNATAKKRSTQSDDLPEEEEEEDEEENDDIEADKMIKAKKPTAASSSKAASTSKRNGERTKRGRGRGKMK; this is translated from the exons ATGGAAGCAGCGAATGCAGTTAAAGATGAAAATAACATGAAAGGTACAGATGTCTCTAAAGATTTCAAGATGCTAAGTCAGACAG AAGTGAAACCTAGTAATAACGAAGACCACAATACCAGCCTGAAAGAttctcaaaataaaagaaatgaagCAGTCAAAGAGGAAACTAAAGAGACAAAAAAATCTAGTAAAAAATCATCTAATGAAAGTAATAAAGCGCATTCAAACATTGTTACAAGGTCTCCTTTAAAACGGAAATtagaagaagaggagaaaggTAGCTCGAGCTCCAATGACAATTTAGatagaaatatcaaatataataatgcatcTAAGAGATCAAAGTCCAAAAATCTGGAAATTACATCGAAAGTGTCCACGTCGAAAGAAGCTAGAGACGCAAAAAGACGATCACCAGATCGAAAGAAAGCTAAGACCGTGGACTTGTTTGAAGAAAGGGTAGAAAAGAAGAAGCAACGTTCTGCGATGTACGAGAAATACCTTCAGAGAGGTGGCGCCAGAAATCCTGGTTCGAAAGAGATACCTAAG GGTGCCATAAATTGCTTAGCTGGTGTAACTTTCTTGATTACCGGCGTTTTCGATTCCTTGGAAAGGAACGAGGCTGACGAACTAATACAGAAATATGGCGGTCGTACGGTAAACGCGGTATCGGGGAAAGTCAATTATATCATCGTGGGAGACGAGGCCGGCCCAGCTAAATTGGCGAAG GCTAGCAGTTTGGGCATTGAACAAATATCTGAGGATGATCTCCTGGAAATGATCCGCACGAGACCGGAAGGTCAAGCCCGAGATATCAAGCCAGCTGCGATGAGAGGCAAACCACATGCGAAAAAAATGTCGAATAAATCTGAGAGCGATAAATCGTCATCACCGTACAAAACGGAAACGTCTTCACCTGAGAAAGTAGAAACGCCATCATCTTCGTCAGGAAAGACAAAAACGTTATCGCCATCAACACAGAGTTCAAGTACAAGCAGTAATTCTCAGGAG AAAACCACAAGTGTTGGCTCGCAACCTTTAGTCGAGAAGTACAGACCCAGGACAATGAAGCAGATTATAGGTCAGCAAGGAGATAAAAGCAGCGCGAATAACCTGTACGTATGGCTGCGCGACTGGCACAAAAATCGTCAGGATCCAAAATTCAAGGACGGCA CCGGTAAACAAACGCATGGACAGAGTTTCAAAGCTGCATTGCTGTCCGGCCCGCCAGGTGTTGGCAAAACGACGACCGCGCAGGTTGTTTGTAGGGAGCTGGGCTACGATCTTGTAGAATTCAACGCCTCCGACACAAGAAACAAGACGCTGCTGAAGGAAGAAGTCTCGGGATTGTTATCCAATACTACAATAAAAGGTTACGTTACAG GTGCTAAACAGAAAATTACGAACAAACACGTACTGCTAATGGACGAGGTAGATGGTATGGCCGGCAACGAGGATCGCGGTGGCCTGCAGGAATTAGTTAGTTTGATGAAGAACACGGAGGTACCGATTATCTGCATATGCAATGATCGATTTAACACGAAGGTGAAGACTATCGCCACGCACAGTTACGACTTGAGGTTTTCCAAGCTCAGAGTGGAACAGATCAGG AGTTCCATGAAATCCCTGTGCTATAAAGAGAGCATCAAGATTTCGACGGAAGACCTGGATCGCCTGATCGAGTCGACAAATCATGATATTAGACAAGTGATAAATCATTTGGAATTTTTGGGTTCGCCCAGTCAGACGACCCACGTTGAGAAGACCGACAGGAAACACGCGAACAAGAATTTCAAACTTGGTCCCTTCGATGTCGTAAAAATGGCGTTCAATGCGCAAGAGCAGAAAAATATGAGTCTCAACGATAAAATTGGCCTATACTTTCACGATTACAATATCGCTCCCCTTTTCGTGCAAGAAAATTACTTGGGAGTCAGATTATCCCAAGTGTCGAC TACCGAGAGGCTGCAGAGAATTGCCAACGCGGCCGATAGCATATCTCAGGGAGATCTCGTCGAGAAAGTAATGAGAAGCAACATGATGTGGAGTCTGCTCCCGTTGCATGCTTGCTTCTCGTTCGTTATACCGAGCAGTGAGATGTCAGGAGGTCTCGATGCGCTAGTACGATTCCCGAGCTGGTTCGGGCGAAATTCTAAAGCGACGAGATTTAATAG ATTGATGCAAGAATTAACGACGCACACGCGATTGGCCACAGGCTCGAGCAAAGATGCCTTGAACATGGATTACATGGTGCACATCCGAAACGCCGTCACGAGACCGTTGATAAATAACGGTACCGATGGTATAGAAGAAGCAATTAATGTCATGGGAAAGTATCATCTAACGAG AGAGGACTTGGATTCGATCATAGAGATTTCTCAATGGCCAGGAGTTCGCGATCCTACGAGTAATCTTGATAGCAAG GTAAAAGCAGCATTTACGCGAGCATATCAAAAAAATCCGCCTATGCTACCGTATGCAATTAGCAGCAATGCTACGGCAAAGAAAAGATCTACACAGAGCGACGACCTcccagaagaagaagaagaagaagacgaagaggagAATGACGACATCGAAGCCGACAAAATGATTAAG GCAAAGAAACCTACTGCTGCTAGCTCTAGCAAAGCAGCCAGTACATCGAAGAGAAATGGCGAACGAACTAAACGTGGAAGAGGACGCGGCAAAATGAAATAG